DNA sequence from the Oxalobacteraceae sp. CFBP 8761 genome:
GGCATCCAGCGTACCGAGGCAGGCACCGTGTTCAGCTACCTGCCGGTGCGCGTGGGCGAGACCTTCGACGACGTCAAGGCCTCGAGCGCGATCAAGGCGTTGTACGCAACCGGCTTCTTCAAGGACATCCGCCTCGAAGAAGAAAACGGCGTGCTGGTCGTGCTGGTCGAAGAGCGTCCGGCGATTTCGTCGGTCGACTTCACGGGCACCAAGGAATTCGAAAAAGACATGCTGGTCAAGGCGCTGTCCGAAATCGGCGTGGCCCAGACCAAGATCTTCGACAAGGCGTCGGTCGACCGCGCCGAGCAGGAACTCAAGCGCCAGTACCTGTCGCATGGCCTGTACGGCGTCAAGATCACCACCACCGTGACCCCGATCGAACGCAACCGCGTCACGATCATGTTCAACGTGGACGAAGGCGATGTCGCCAAGATCAAGGGCATCAACATCATCGGCAACAAGGCGTTCAGCGACAAAGAGCTGCGCCAGCTGCTCGAACTGCGCCCGTCGGGCTGGTTCACCTGGTACTCCAAGGCCGACCAGTATTCCAAGCAGAAGCTCACCGGCGACCTGGAAAAGATCAAGTCGTGGTATCTGAATCACGGCTACCTCGAAGCCAACGTCGAATCGACGCAAGTGTCGATTACGCCGGATAAACGCGACATCTACCTGACGCTCAACATCACCGAAGGCGAGCAGTACACCGTCTCGAGCGTCAAGCTCGAAGGCGAGATGTTCGGCCGCGAAGAAGAGCTCAAGCAGCTGATCCTGCTCCAGCCGGGCAAGACCTACGTGGGCGACCTGCAAGAGGGCACCAACAAGCTGATCTCCGATCGCCTGGGCACCTTTGGCTACGCATTTGCCAACGTCACGGCCAACCCGGAACTGAACCGCGAAAAGCGCGAAGTGGCCTTCACGTTCTTCGTCGATCCGGGCAAGCGCGCCTATGTGCGCCACATGAACATCTCCGGCAACACGGTGACCCGCGATGAAGTCATCCGCCGCGAATTCCGCCAGTTCGAGAGCTCGTGGTACGACGCCAACCGCGTCAAGCTCTCGCGCGACCGCGTCGACCGCCTCGGCTACTTCAAGGACGTCAAGGTTGAAACGCCCGAGTCGCCAGGCACGTCCGACCAGGTCGACGTGAACATCGCGGTCGAAGAAAAACCGACCGGTAACTTCATGATCGGCGGCGCTTTCTCGCAGTCCGAGAAGTTCACGTTCACCGCGTCGATCTCGCAGGCCAACTTCGCCGGCAGCGGCAACACGGTCGGCATTGAACTCAATACCAGCAAGTACAACCGGACGATCGCGTTCTCGCAGACCAATCCGTATTTCACCGATGACGGCGTCTCGCGCGCGTTCTCGCTGTACCTGCGTACGTCGCGCCCACCGGCGCTGAACATCGGTTCGTACACGGTGCGTCAGACCGGCGGCAACATGACGTTCGGCGTGCCGTTCTCCGAGTCCGATACCGTCTACTT
Encoded proteins:
- the bamA gene encoding outer membrane protein assembly factor BamA — its product is MKSQPDRFALPFIRRSLIGSAVVALCATLYANNAMAVNPFVVKDIRVEGIQRTEAGTVFSYLPVRVGETFDDVKASSAIKALYATGFFKDIRLEEENGVLVVLVEERPAISSVDFTGTKEFEKDMLVKALSEIGVAQTKIFDKASVDRAEQELKRQYLSHGLYGVKITTTVTPIERNRVTIMFNVDEGDVAKIKGINIIGNKAFSDKELRQLLELRPSGWFTWYSKADQYSKQKLTGDLEKIKSWYLNHGYLEANVESTQVSITPDKRDIYLTLNITEGEQYTVSSVKLEGEMFGREEELKQLILLQPGKTYVGDLQEGTNKLISDRLGTFGYAFANVTANPELNREKREVAFTFFVDPGKRAYVRHMNISGNTVTRDEVIRREFRQFESSWYDANRVKLSRDRVDRLGYFKDVKVETPESPGTSDQVDVNIAVEEKPTGNFMIGGAFSQSEKFTFTASISQANFAGSGNTVGIELNTSKYNRTIAFSQTNPYFTDDGVSRAFSLYLRTSRPPALNIGSYTVRQTGGNMTFGVPFSESDTVYFGAGLERTELETDESSPSIYQTFVRQNGGPASGVGSATTNAIPLTVAWGRDTRDSAVTPSRGRFQRANFEVDAIGDAKYYRLVYEHQWWKPVTRWMTLALRGEFDYGKGIGGSAYPVFKNFYAGGIGSVRGYESSSLGVVDQRYYDAIGGSKRIIVNAELQFPFPGSGTDRSLRWFTFADGGQVFQEDAKIRFGEFRYSAGIGLSWISPVGPLKLSYAKPLNSLPGDRLERFQFQMGTGF